The following is a genomic window from Chryseobacterium sp. StRB126.
AGCACTTTACCTGTTAGAGAGAAAGAAAAAATATTACGAATTATCATACAAAACAGGAGCTACTCACGTTGATTCTTGGGTAGATATTGAAGGAGGTTTCGGAACGTTCTTCACTTATTCTGGATTGGCAAAGAGAATGCTTCCTAACACTCCGTTTTGGGTAGATGGAGATACTCAGAAGATTTCTGCCAACGGAACTCATTTGGGAACTCATATTTTAACCCCTAGTGAAGGCGTTTCTGTACAGATCAACGCCTATAACTTTCCTGTTTGGGGAATGTTAGAAAAGCTATCCACATCATTGTTAGCAGGAGTACCGTCTATTGTGAAACCATCTCCTTTCGGATCTTATCTTACGAATGTTGTATTCCAGGATATGATTGAAAGTGGTGTTCTACCAGAAGGAGCAGTGCAATTGGTTTGCGGGGAACCCGGAAATATCCTGGATTATGTTCAGGATGGAGACTCAGTTCTGTTCACAGGTTCTGCTACTACAGGAAGAAAACTGAAGTCACTCCCATCTGTGGCAGGAAATGCCGTTCGTTTCAATATGGAAGCAGATTCACTGAACTGTTCAATTCTTGGATTAGAGGCTAAACCGGGAACTCCTGAATTTGATTTATTCATCAAAGAAGTTCGTAACGAAATGACAACCAAAGCAGGTCAGAAATGTACAGCGATCAGAAGAATTATTGTTCCGGAACATTTAATTGGAGATGTTCAGAATGCTTTGTCCAAAGCTTTAGACCAAACGAAGATTGGAAACCCACTAAGCAGAGAAACCAGAATGGGATCTTTGGTGGGAAGACAGCAATATGAAGAAGTTTTAAGAAAAGTAAATATCTTAAAATCAGAAACGGAACTTGTATACGATGGGAAGCATGAACTAGTAGATGCCAGTTATGAAAATGGAGCATTTATGAGTCCTAAATTATTCCTGAATGACAAACCTTTCGAAAAAAATATCTCTCACGATGTAGAAGCGTTCGGACCGGTATCTACATTAATGCCATATAAAGATGCTGAAGAAGCAGCTGCTTTGGCAAAAAGAGGAAAAGGAAGCTTGGTAGGATCTATTGTTTCTCATGATGAAAACTTTATCGCAGAAACTTCGTGGAAAATGGCTTCCCAACATGGTAGAATCTTTGTGTTAAACAGAGATAATGCTAAAGAAAGTACAGGTCACGGTTCACCGCTTCCTACACTAATGCACGGAGGACCTGGTAGAGCAGGTGGCGGTGAAGAAATGGGAGGTTTGAGCGGTCTTCATTTCTTCTTACAGAAAACAGCTATTCAGGGATCTCCGGATGTATTGAAAGCTATTACCAAGATTTATCAACAGGGAGCAGAGAAAAAATTCTCAGATAAGCATCCTTTCCAAAAATATTTTGAAGAAGTTAAAGTTGGAGATTCTTTAGAAACAGCAGGAAGAACCGTTACTGATGCAGATATCGTAAACTTCTCAAATGTTTCATGGGATCACTTCTACGCACATACAGATGCTACAAGCTTAACAGGAACTATTTTTGATAAAACGGTTGCTCACGGATACTTCATCCTTTCAGCAGCAGCAGGATTATTTGTTTCCGGTAAAAAAGGACCTGTAATCGCGAATTATGGATTAGAAGAATGTAGTTTCTTCAAGCCAGTATATGCTGGAGATACCATTACGGTTTATTTAACAGCAAAAGAAAAAATCAACAGAGGGGTAAAAGGAAGAAATATTCCTT
Proteins encoded in this region:
- the paaZ gene encoding phenylacetic acid degradation bifunctional protein PaaZ, with the protein product MEKLKNYIYGQWVEGTGAGIPLYNAVTGEQVAISDTEGLNFEQALDYGRTVGYKNLSSMTFYDRGEMLKKVALYLLERKKKYYELSYKTGATHVDSWVDIEGGFGTFFTYSGLAKRMLPNTPFWVDGDTQKISANGTHLGTHILTPSEGVSVQINAYNFPVWGMLEKLSTSLLAGVPSIVKPSPFGSYLTNVVFQDMIESGVLPEGAVQLVCGEPGNILDYVQDGDSVLFTGSATTGRKLKSLPSVAGNAVRFNMEADSLNCSILGLEAKPGTPEFDLFIKEVRNEMTTKAGQKCTAIRRIIVPEHLIGDVQNALSKALDQTKIGNPLSRETRMGSLVGRQQYEEVLRKVNILKSETELVYDGKHELVDASYENGAFMSPKLFLNDKPFEKNISHDVEAFGPVSTLMPYKDAEEAAALAKRGKGSLVGSIVSHDENFIAETSWKMASQHGRIFVLNRDNAKESTGHGSPLPTLMHGGPGRAGGGEEMGGLSGLHFFLQKTAIQGSPDVLKAITKIYQQGAEKKFSDKHPFQKYFEEVKVGDSLETAGRTVTDADIVNFSNVSWDHFYAHTDATSLTGTIFDKTVAHGYFILSAAAGLFVSGKKGPVIANYGLEECSFFKPVYAGDTITVYLTAKEKINRGVKGRNIPSGVVKWLVEVINQRDEVVCVATILTLVAKQSPFIDLNVKNVQKILSGLTESTPALWGKMTPQQMIEHLEQGVLVSLGEPEAEKCFTPEEHLEKWQDSLYNHRAMPKDFTAPFLPQDGSLPELIHKNLEAAKQSFVDNLKRFVVYYKENPQAEHMNFVFGKLNKEMWELMHKKHFTHHFEQFGLI